A stretch of Vibrio sp. B1FLJ16 DNA encodes these proteins:
- a CDS encoding Lpp/OprI family alanine-zipper lipoprotein has product MNKTLIAAAATSVLLLAGCASSDNATTAKLDELSNKVDMLSQDVDSLRSDVQMSKDAAMSAQEEAARANERIDNIAQSYTK; this is encoded by the coding sequence ATGAACAAAACGTTGATCGCAGCTGCAGCCACTTCAGTACTTCTACTAGCGGGTTGTGCTTCTTCTGATAATGCTACTACAGCAAAACTAGACGAACTAAGTAACAAAGTTGATATGCTGAGCCAAGACGTAGATTCTTTAAGATCTGACGTACAAATGTCAAAAGACGCAGCAATGTCTGCTCAAGAAGAAGCAGCACGTGCTAACGAGCGTATTGACAACATCGCTCAATCTTACACTAAGTAA
- a CDS encoding MerR family transcriptional regulator, which yields MVCSSEEKLYAIRDVADLTGVKPVTLRAWQRRYNLIQPKRTEKGHRLYRQQDLDTIKEIQSWLAKGIAIGKVKGLLGRTDDVEVSSEPHALEEVGSVLSALAELNHAKTESLLSSVMKEYPLNIVIEQFIDPVFDALELVKVSLRSLQMGLFQTCLIKRLALVIDSENKASTKGKCLLISFEQPREAESWIQAAKLCEQGFHITLIDKVNDISGLIEHQIMERFQRVFLFSNKALPVKQVETLKALLDQFPNQVQCSEVIEKLHLSQE from the coding sequence ATGGTTTGTAGTTCAGAAGAAAAACTGTACGCAATTAGAGATGTCGCTGATTTGACGGGCGTGAAGCCCGTCACTCTCAGAGCCTGGCAGAGAAGATACAACCTTATCCAACCTAAACGGACAGAAAAAGGTCATCGTTTATATCGTCAGCAGGATCTCGATACAATAAAAGAAATACAAAGCTGGCTGGCGAAAGGCATAGCCATCGGTAAAGTGAAAGGTTTGCTGGGCAGAACCGATGATGTAGAAGTTAGCTCAGAACCTCATGCATTAGAAGAGGTAGGGTCGGTGCTTTCAGCACTGGCCGAACTTAATCACGCTAAGACTGAAAGCTTGCTGTCTTCGGTGATGAAAGAGTATCCCCTCAATATTGTTATTGAGCAGTTCATTGACCCTGTATTTGACGCACTGGAACTGGTCAAGGTTTCCTTACGTTCGTTACAGATGGGGCTTTTCCAGACCTGCCTTATTAAGCGTCTTGCTCTCGTGATTGATTCTGAAAATAAGGCATCGACAAAAGGTAAGTGTTTACTAATCAGCTTTGAACAGCCTCGGGAAGCAGAAAGCTGGATTCAAGCGGCAAAGCTTTGTGAACAGGGTTTCCATATTACTTTAATTGACAAAGTAAATGACATCTCAGGTTTAATTGAACATCAGATCATGGAACGCTTTCAGCGCGTATTTCTGTTTTCTAATAAAGCGCTGCCAGTTAAGCAAGTTGAAACATTAAAAGCGTTACTGGATCAGTTTCCAAATCAAGTTCAGTGCTCTGAGGTGATAGAAAAACTTCATCTCAGCCAAGAGTAA
- the deoD gene encoding purine-nucleoside phosphorylase: MATPHINAQPGDFAETVLMPGDPLRAKYIAETFLDDVKQVCDVRNMFGYTGTYKGKKVSVMGHGMGIPSCCIYVHELIAEYGVKNVIRVGSCGAVRDDVKLMDVVIGMGASTDSKVNRIRFNNHDFAAIADFELLEEAVKQARLQEVPVKVGNVFSADLFYTPEADLFGKMEKLGILGVDMEAAGIYGVAADLGAKALTILTVSDHIIRGEKLSSEERQKSFNEMMTVALETAINM; the protein is encoded by the coding sequence ATGGCAACCCCACACATCAACGCACAACCAGGTGATTTCGCTGAAACAGTTCTAATGCCGGGTGACCCTTTGCGAGCTAAATACATCGCTGAAACATTCCTGGATGACGTGAAGCAAGTTTGTGACGTTCGTAACATGTTTGGCTACACAGGTACTTACAAAGGCAAGAAAGTATCAGTAATGGGTCACGGTATGGGTATCCCTTCATGCTGTATCTACGTACACGAACTGATCGCTGAGTACGGCGTGAAAAACGTTATCCGTGTAGGTAGCTGTGGTGCTGTACGTGACGACGTAAAACTGATGGACGTTGTTATCGGTATGGGCGCATCGACAGACTCAAAAGTTAACCGTATCCGTTTCAACAACCACGACTTCGCAGCGATTGCTGACTTCGAACTTCTTGAAGAAGCAGTAAAACAAGCACGTCTGCAAGAAGTACCAGTTAAAGTGGGTAACGTATTCTCTGCAGACCTGTTCTACACACCTGAAGCGGATCTATTCGGAAAAATGGAAAAACTAGGCATCCTAGGTGTAGATATGGAAGCTGCAGGTATCTACGGCGTAGCTGCTGACCTAGGTGCAAAAGCACTGACAATTCTGACTGTTTCTGACCACATCATCCGTGGTGAAAAACTAAGCTCTGAAGAACGTCAAAAATCGTTCAACGAGATGATGACTGTTGCACTAGAAACAGCAATCAACATGTAA
- a CDS encoding GGDEF domain-containing protein, producing MERLLNKVTDADIDPSSVTGEDAIRLWEHIRLNIASNQREKAHCLIISAEFRRELNQLNESISELRQALDSLTLPDHVEDILLVKSSLCDRLVETGDFQSALAEYIKSTNIAVEYGFIDEYVIAVVGMGHLCDAYGDHERALRYYKKIESVDHSISSRALRLRYKLYMLACFINLKRTAEATNLLNECEELSILVSDKNLAGQIHLYRAKLYKLQNDDWKALQSLSNVQYTTGSCTTFWLSTMVKIETAYCLNNTGNVPLANLVLSSVEKRIQRHTSSILARHFYNAKSKISASQGQFEVALDSEKRAFNIESNLIKNIPISELGSAQLRRLSRFELQLKLILSEIENKELKERSQQHKNTVAQLQQDVLTDPLTLLNNRRWLEVKLKDLLLHDTPFTLMVIDIDHFKSINDELSHLIGDKAIKRVSRQLANYFKFEGASCVRFGGEEFLVILENCNIEDAELHAENYRKRIYQHNWSEILGERGLTVSVGITAHREGENTQRTFYRADKALYRAKANGRNQICTEL from the coding sequence ATGGAAAGATTGCTTAATAAAGTAACGGATGCAGACATAGACCCGTCCTCCGTAACCGGTGAAGACGCTATCAGGCTCTGGGAACATATCAGGCTTAACATTGCATCAAACCAGCGCGAAAAGGCACACTGCCTAATCATCAGTGCCGAATTTCGTCGTGAATTAAACCAGCTAAACGAAAGCATCTCTGAGTTAAGGCAAGCTCTGGATTCTCTTACTCTTCCTGATCATGTTGAAGACATTTTATTGGTTAAGTCGAGCTTATGCGACAGGTTGGTCGAAACCGGAGATTTTCAGTCAGCATTGGCTGAATATATCAAATCGACCAATATTGCAGTGGAGTACGGTTTTATCGATGAGTATGTTATCGCTGTCGTCGGCATGGGACACCTGTGCGATGCTTATGGCGATCATGAACGCGCATTACGCTACTACAAAAAAATTGAGTCAGTTGATCACTCTATCAGTAGCCGCGCGCTTCGCTTACGTTATAAACTGTATATGCTTGCATGCTTTATCAATCTCAAGCGAACCGCTGAAGCGACTAACCTACTAAATGAGTGTGAAGAGCTCAGTATCCTAGTTAGTGATAAAAACCTCGCAGGACAAATCCACCTTTACCGGGCAAAGCTCTATAAGTTGCAAAATGACGACTGGAAAGCGCTGCAGTCTCTTTCTAACGTTCAGTACACGACCGGAAGTTGCACAACGTTCTGGTTATCTACAATGGTCAAAATTGAAACCGCCTACTGCCTTAATAACACCGGCAATGTCCCCTTAGCCAACTTAGTACTGTCATCGGTAGAAAAACGTATTCAGCGTCACACGTCTTCGATTCTTGCCCGGCACTTTTACAATGCTAAGAGCAAAATTAGCGCATCCCAAGGGCAGTTTGAAGTAGCGCTAGACAGCGAAAAACGCGCGTTCAATATTGAATCTAACTTAATAAAAAATATACCTATCAGCGAGCTGGGTTCAGCTCAACTTCGCCGCCTGTCACGGTTTGAATTGCAGCTCAAACTGATCTTGTCCGAAATTGAAAACAAAGAGCTCAAAGAGAGATCGCAACAACACAAAAATACGGTCGCTCAACTGCAACAGGATGTGCTCACCGATCCGCTGACATTACTGAACAACCGCCGTTGGTTGGAAGTAAAACTTAAAGATCTGCTGCTCCACGATACGCCATTTACTCTGATGGTAATCGACATTGATCACTTCAAGTCTATTAATGACGAGCTGAGCCATTTGATCGGCGATAAAGCAATAAAGAGAGTGTCCAGACAATTAGCTAACTACTTTAAGTTTGAAGGAGCTTCGTGTGTTCGCTTCGGAGGCGAGGAGTTTCTCGTCATTCTGGAAAACTGCAATATAGAAGACGCAGAGCTTCACGCAGAAAACTACCGGAAGCGCATATACCAACATAACTGGAGCGAAATTCTCGGAGAGCGAGGGTTAACGGTATCCGTTGGTATCACCGCTCATCGTGAGGGTGAAAATACCCAGCGTACATTCTACCGGGCCGACAAAGCACTATATCGGGCCAAAGCTAATGGCCGAAACCAAATTTGTACCGAGCTGTAA
- a CDS encoding DEAD/DEAH box helicase, producing MQFKDLGLDNRLLKNLKHYDFKKATDIQKQAIPVAIAGKDLLASSKTGSGKTLAFVLPMLHKSLKTKSFSAKDPRAVILAPTRELAKQVYGELRSMLAGLSYEAALILGGENFNDQVKALRRYPKFIVATPGRLADHLEHRSLYLDGLETLILDEADRMLDLGFAPELRRIHNAAKHRRRQTLMFSATLDHAEVNSIASEMLNAPKRIAIGVSNEEHKDITQKFYLCDHLDHKEAILDRVLAEAEYRQVIIFTATRDDTERLTAKLNEKKLKAVALSGNLNQTQRNTIMSQFERAVFKILVTTDVASRGLDIATVTHVINFDMPKHTEEYVHRVGRTGRAGNKGDAVSLVGPKDWDSFKRVEAYLQQDLAFSVFEDLKGKFKGIKPRKPDFRNNKKVVAKKARPQKKVAKKPVNRDKSFYKNVSVGDDVFIPKKKPVAPSSED from the coding sequence TTGCAATTTAAAGATCTCGGCCTAGACAACCGATTGTTGAAGAACCTAAAACACTACGATTTCAAAAAAGCGACTGACATTCAGAAGCAGGCAATTCCTGTTGCGATTGCAGGCAAGGATCTATTAGCGTCTTCGAAAACGGGTTCAGGCAAGACTTTGGCGTTTGTATTGCCAATGCTTCACAAGTCACTTAAGACCAAGTCGTTTTCAGCAAAAGACCCGCGTGCTGTGATTCTGGCACCTACGCGTGAGCTGGCTAAACAGGTGTATGGTGAACTTCGCTCAATGCTGGCCGGTCTTTCTTACGAGGCTGCTCTGATTCTCGGTGGTGAGAACTTCAACGACCAGGTAAAAGCACTGCGTCGTTACCCAAAATTTATTGTAGCTACGCCTGGGCGTTTAGCTGACCACCTGGAGCACCGTTCTCTGTACCTTGATGGTTTGGAAACGTTAATCCTTGATGAAGCAGACCGAATGTTGGACCTTGGTTTTGCGCCAGAACTACGTCGTATTCACAACGCGGCTAAACACCGTCGCCGCCAGACACTGATGTTCTCGGCAACGTTGGATCATGCTGAGGTTAATTCGATTGCCTCTGAGATGCTGAATGCACCAAAACGTATTGCGATTGGTGTTTCTAACGAAGAACACAAAGACATCACTCAAAAATTCTACTTGTGTGATCATCTAGATCATAAAGAAGCGATTCTTGACCGCGTACTCGCGGAAGCAGAATACCGTCAGGTGATCATCTTTACTGCAACCCGTGATGATACAGAGCGCCTGACAGCAAAACTCAACGAGAAAAAGCTAAAGGCTGTCGCACTGAGCGGTAACTTAAACCAGACTCAACGAAATACCATTATGAGTCAGTTTGAGCGCGCGGTGTTTAAGATTCTTGTTACCACGGATGTCGCTTCACGTGGCTTGGATATCGCAACAGTTACGCACGTTATTAACTTTGATATGCCAAAGCATACAGAAGAATATGTACACCGAGTAGGTCGTACAGGACGTGCTGGTAACAAAGGTGATGCAGTATCTCTTGTTGGTCCGAAAGACTGGGATAGCTTTAAACGTGTTGAGGCATACTTACAGCAAGACCTAGCGTTTTCAGTCTTTGAAGATCTGAAAGGCAAATTTAAAGGTATCAAGCCACGTAAACCAGATTTCCGCAACAATAAGAAGGTTGTTGCTAAGAAAGCGCGTCCTCAGAAGAAAGTTGCTAAGAAGCCAGTTAATCGCGATAAGAGCTTCTACAAAAACGTATCTGTGGGCGATGATGTCTTCATCCCTAAGAAGAAACCTGTGGCGCCAAGCTCAGAAGATTAA
- a CDS encoding DUF523 and DUF1722 domain-containing protein — translation MESLIKVGISSCVLGERVRFDSGHKVSNFVTKELSNYFDFVSVCPEVGVGMPVPRPTIRLISNEERIALVETKNPENDHTDKMLAYSASKVAELQNQELCGYIVCAKSPTCGMERVKVYSKNNAAKEGVGLYTQTLMNNMPWLPVEEDGRLNDPVLKENFITRVYCLNDFYQSMSGEPTRGKIIDFHSRYKLTLMAHHPESYRALGRLVADVASYEIEDFFAEYRLGLMNALANRASRKNNTNVLMHLQGYFKRALTRDEKEELATVIHDYRTGLLPLLAPITLIKHYLKTYPDEYLQKQKYLEPHPQEMRLRYGL, via the coding sequence ATGGAATCTTTAATCAAAGTCGGTATCAGTTCTTGCGTACTCGGTGAACGTGTTCGTTTCGATTCAGGTCATAAGGTCAGTAATTTTGTCACGAAAGAGCTCAGTAATTACTTCGATTTTGTTTCTGTCTGTCCTGAGGTAGGAGTAGGTATGCCAGTACCCAGACCGACAATCCGTCTTATTTCCAATGAAGAGCGCATAGCTCTGGTTGAAACGAAGAATCCGGAGAACGACCACACTGATAAAATGCTGGCCTATTCAGCGAGCAAAGTCGCAGAGCTGCAAAATCAGGAATTGTGCGGGTATATCGTGTGTGCGAAGTCACCAACCTGCGGCATGGAGCGTGTCAAGGTATACAGTAAGAATAATGCTGCTAAAGAAGGGGTAGGTCTGTACACACAAACTCTAATGAATAATATGCCGTGGCTACCTGTCGAGGAAGATGGCCGCCTGAATGACCCGGTACTTAAAGAGAATTTTATTACTCGTGTATATTGTCTTAACGACTTCTATCAATCCATGTCAGGAGAACCTACTCGTGGCAAGATCATTGATTTCCACTCGCGTTATAAACTGACGCTAATGGCTCATCACCCGGAATCATATCGGGCATTGGGCCGCTTAGTCGCTGATGTTGCAAGCTATGAGATTGAAGACTTTTTTGCCGAATATCGTTTGGGGTTGATGAACGCACTTGCAAACCGTGCGAGCCGAAAAAATAACACCAATGTGTTGATGCACCTGCAAGGCTACTTTAAACGTGCATTAACAAGAGACGAAAAAGAAGAGTTAGCGACAGTAATTCATGATTACCGTACTGGTTTGTTGCCGTTGCTTGCACCGATAACACTGATAAAACATTATCTAAAGACTTATCCGGACGAGTATTTGCAGAAGCAAAAGTACTTAGAGCCGCACCCTCAGGAGATGAGATTACGTTATGGTTTGTAG
- a CDS encoding DMT family transporter — MQYLGEIAAISAAVVWAIATWIYSQFSHRFSALQLNVVKGVVASFMMLAVMPLSSKQIPNHIEPVHLVVLAISGVIGIAIGDSAYFASLKRIGPNKTLLLESLAPPLSGILALMFLGSELTLQSWLGVLVTTAAVTFVVFQPSSGERTNWSGIAFGLLASVCQASGVVISHYALVAGDLPPILGAFIRLSIGVLAVCVVIKFFERAPFAGIKQHLFGMGTKALSWLFLAIFVGTFLALWLQQVALKNANPAIAQTLIATSPLFILIIYIIKGDRIGIKSILGTVTALLGISLFFL; from the coding sequence TTGCAGTACTTAGGTGAGATTGCAGCTATAAGCGCTGCCGTTGTTTGGGCTATAGCGACCTGGATATACAGTCAGTTCAGTCATCGATTTTCGGCCCTTCAACTGAATGTTGTTAAGGGTGTTGTGGCGTCATTTATGATGCTGGCCGTCATGCCATTATCTTCTAAACAGATACCAAACCATATTGAGCCTGTGCATTTAGTCGTTCTGGCTATCTCCGGAGTGATTGGTATTGCAATAGGGGACTCTGCCTACTTTGCCTCGCTGAAACGTATTGGTCCGAATAAAACGCTTTTACTAGAATCTCTTGCCCCACCTCTGTCTGGTATTTTGGCTCTGATGTTCTTGGGTTCTGAACTGACTTTACAAAGCTGGCTCGGGGTGTTGGTCACGACTGCAGCTGTAACGTTTGTTGTGTTTCAACCTTCCTCTGGAGAAAGAACGAACTGGAGCGGGATCGCTTTTGGTCTGCTTGCGAGTGTTTGCCAAGCATCGGGTGTCGTGATTTCTCACTATGCGCTGGTGGCGGGAGATTTGCCGCCGATACTTGGTGCGTTTATCCGTTTAAGTATCGGTGTGCTTGCAGTATGTGTTGTGATCAAGTTTTTTGAAAGAGCGCCTTTTGCTGGTATTAAACAGCACCTGTTCGGGATGGGAACAAAAGCGCTGAGTTGGCTTTTTCTTGCCATTTTTGTCGGAACTTTTCTCGCACTATGGCTCCAGCAAGTAGCGCTAAAGAACGCAAACCCAGCCATCGCTCAGACACTGATTGCGACCAGCCCTCTGTTTATCCTAATTATTTACATAATTAAAGGAGATCGCATAGGAATAAAAAGTATCTTAGGAACGGTAACCGCTCTGCTAGGTATTTCTTTGTTCTTCCTGTAG
- a CDS encoding DUF3302 domain-containing protein, with the protein MFLDYFALGILIFVALVIFYGIIVIHDIPYEIAKERDHPHQDAIHYAGWVSLFTLHALWPFLWIWATLWRKERGWGFKQLEQETHDIHHRLEELIDEVTELKNEVSVLKQQTQQNPTADDLSKEEK; encoded by the coding sequence ATGTTTCTAGATTATTTTGCACTTGGGATACTCATTTTCGTTGCTTTGGTCATTTTCTACGGAATCATCGTTATTCACGATATTCCCTATGAAATTGCCAAAGAACGCGACCATCCTCACCAAGACGCGATTCATTACGCTGGTTGGGTAAGTTTGTTCACACTGCATGCCCTTTGGCCGTTCCTGTGGATTTGGGCAACATTGTGGCGCAAAGAGCGTGGTTGGGGCTTTAAACAACTAGAACAAGAAACACACGACATCCACCATCGTCTTGAAGAGCTTATAGACGAAGTGACCGAGCTAAAAAACGAAGTTTCGGTATTGAAGCAACAAACTCAGCAAAACCCAACCGCTGACGACCTAAGTAAAGAGGAAAAATAA
- the phrB gene encoding deoxyribodipyrimidine photo-lyase has protein sequence MVLVWFRRDLRTLDHSALQAAIETGQPVVACFIATPEQWREHHMAPIQADLIARRLEHLEHELTELNIPFLYKEVEKFSGCVDVISEWARLLNVNSVMANIHYEVNEQALDREVSKALNQSDVGFKLFHDKCVHAPTTVLNKQGDYFKVFTPFKRAWLQKFQMPSVFKPQAQQALSGEVLSLLEGMTFNDNFTFSYPRESSDNWRASTNDILNQLRLFARERSDNYKVERDFPAVDGTSQLSPYLAIGALSPRQCIARLFAENEQPDLPEGKATWLSEIIWREFYQHLLVFEPKLVKGKAFIEWEENIQWSYDEQAFERWKTGTTGYPIVDAAMRQLNQTGWMHNRLRMIVASFLTKDLHIDWRWGESYFMSKLVDGDFAANNGGWQWSASTGCDGQPYFRIFNPVSQGEKFDADGSFVRHWVPEIKTVPNKFVHKPWNWEGFSLLDYHTPMVDHKVEREITLRLFKSAKE, from the coding sequence ATGGTATTGGTCTGGTTCAGACGAGATTTAAGAACGTTAGACCACTCGGCATTACAAGCCGCCATAGAAACTGGTCAGCCGGTAGTTGCATGCTTTATCGCAACACCAGAGCAGTGGCGAGAGCACCATATGGCCCCAATTCAGGCAGATCTTATTGCACGCCGGTTAGAGCATCTGGAGCATGAGCTCACTGAGTTGAATATTCCGTTTCTGTATAAAGAAGTAGAAAAGTTCAGTGGCTGTGTTGATGTAATCTCCGAATGGGCAAGATTGTTAAACGTGAACAGTGTAATGGCAAACATTCACTATGAAGTGAATGAGCAAGCCCTTGATCGTGAGGTTTCTAAGGCGTTAAATCAATCTGACGTTGGCTTTAAGCTGTTTCATGACAAATGTGTCCATGCTCCGACTACGGTTCTGAACAAGCAGGGTGATTACTTTAAGGTATTTACTCCTTTTAAACGCGCCTGGTTGCAAAAATTTCAAATGCCATCTGTTTTCAAGCCTCAGGCTCAACAAGCTCTTTCAGGCGAGGTTTTATCCCTTTTAGAGGGTATGACCTTCAATGACAATTTCACTTTTAGTTATCCCCGCGAATCCAGTGATAACTGGCGTGCTTCAACGAATGATATTTTGAATCAGCTAAGATTGTTCGCTCGCGAGCGTAGTGATAATTACAAGGTGGAACGTGATTTTCCTGCTGTTGACGGAACCAGTCAGTTGTCTCCTTATCTGGCGATCGGTGCGTTGTCTCCGAGACAGTGTATTGCAAGGTTGTTTGCTGAGAATGAGCAACCGGATTTGCCGGAAGGAAAGGCGACATGGCTAAGTGAGATCATCTGGCGCGAATTCTACCAACACTTGCTGGTTTTTGAGCCAAAACTGGTTAAAGGAAAAGCATTCATCGAGTGGGAGGAAAATATTCAATGGTCTTACGACGAGCAAGCATTTGAGCGATGGAAAACCGGGACAACCGGCTATCCTATCGTCGATGCTGCAATGCGTCAGCTCAATCAGACCGGATGGATGCACAACCGCTTAAGAATGATTGTGGCGAGCTTTTTAACCAAAGATTTGCACATTGACTGGCGCTGGGGCGAATCCTACTTTATGAGCAAACTCGTGGATGGTGATTTTGCAGCCAATAATGGAGGATGGCAGTGGTCTGCATCGACGGGATGTGACGGTCAGCCTTATTTCCGCATTTTTAATCCGGTCAGCCAGGGTGAAAAGTTTGATGCTGATGGAAGCTTTGTACGCCATTGGGTACCGGAAATTAAGACGGTTCCAAATAAGTTTGTTCATAAACCATGGAATTGGGAAGGTTTTTCTTTACTGGATTATCACACTCCGATGGTTGATCATAAAGTGGAAAGAGAGATAACCTTACGGCTCTTTAAAAGTGCCAAGGAATAA
- a CDS encoding L,D-transpeptidase family protein encodes MLSKMRPMSFAKRTLLSVSLSLVSGLSFAKMYELPTDSSRVIGRNENHVVQDGETMANIAKLYDVGMLALMAANKGVDPFLPQSGRVLTVPSQLILPEVPREGIVINLAELRLYYFPSEGEVVHVFPVGIGRIGRDTPVMTTSVSQKRPNPTWTPPSSIRAEYRAKGIDLPAVVPAGPDNPLGMFALRLAYGRGEYLIHGTNKDFGIGMRVSAGCIRMDPSDIEWLFDKVQRGEKVRIINQPVKVALEPDRSVFVEAHEPLTRSNGKKDDLELPKELGWWLSEFGIKDVKAKAVITAQNGVPVEITAP; translated from the coding sequence ATGCTTAGCAAAATGCGACCGATGAGTTTCGCAAAACGAACCCTGTTATCTGTATCATTGTCATTAGTCAGCGGATTGTCATTTGCTAAGATGTACGAGCTACCTACAGATAGCAGTCGTGTTATTGGTCGCAATGAAAACCATGTTGTGCAAGATGGCGAAACGATGGCTAATATCGCTAAGCTCTATGATGTCGGCATGCTTGCTCTGATGGCAGCAAACAAAGGTGTTGATCCTTTTCTCCCTCAATCAGGACGTGTTCTGACTGTTCCTTCTCAGCTTATTCTTCCTGAGGTGCCAAGAGAAGGTATCGTCATTAACCTGGCAGAGCTGCGTTTGTACTATTTTCCGTCAGAAGGTGAAGTCGTTCATGTGTTCCCGGTTGGGATTGGTCGTATCGGGCGAGATACTCCTGTTATGACAACCAGCGTAAGCCAGAAACGTCCTAACCCTACCTGGACTCCTCCAAGCTCAATTCGCGCGGAATACAGAGCAAAAGGTATTGATTTACCAGCTGTTGTTCCTGCTGGTCCTGATAATCCTCTGGGTATGTTTGCTCTTCGCCTGGCATACGGAAGGGGAGAGTATTTGATTCATGGTACGAATAAGGATTTTGGTATCGGTATGCGTGTTAGTGCCGGTTGTATCCGTATGGATCCGAGTGACATTGAATGGCTATTTGACAAAGTTCAGCGTGGAGAAAAAGTAAGAATTATCAACCAGCCGGTTAAAGTAGCATTAGAACCAGACAGAAGTGTCTTTGTTGAAGCGCATGAACCATTGACACGTAGCAATGGTAAGAAAGATGATCTCGAATTACCTAAAGAGCTAGGCTGGTGGCTGAGTGAATTTGGAATTAAAGATGTTAAGGCAAAAGCAGTGATCACCGCTCAGAATGGTGTTCCGGTAGAAATTACCGCGCCCTAA